The DNA window GGTATATTGGATATGTTGTTTTTGTTCATCTCACATCCCGCTCGCTATTTGATCCCATTCACtcaacaaaagaaaagcagtTTTCATCCTCTTTACGATTGACTGCGAGTGGTGCGCTTGGTGAcctcgcccttggccttgtcggcACCAGAAGCGGCAGCCTCGGACaggtccttggccttgtcacCGGCGGTGgcagccgccttcttgggGGCGGGGGCAGAAGAGCCGCCAAGGCTGACCAGgccgacgatgatggcaatgagAGAAACGAAAACAGCGCCGATACCACCAGCAATCTCAGGGACAAACTTGATGGCCTCAATGGGGTCTCGCTGGGCAATGGTGACGAACAGGTCAAACTTCTCCTTGATGTAGGTGACGGGGTCatcgaggaagacgaggtcAGAAGGAGACTTGGGGATGTCGTCAACCTTGGGCTTGTCAGCCTCCTCGAGAGCCTTCTCCACGGGGTGCTTGACGAAGAAGGTCTCGTCGGCCAACTTCTTGGCATCCTCAACGGAGTGGCCAATGTAGATGTTGTCAAAGAGGATGTTGTTGGTCATGGTCCAGATCTCAAAGCCAATCTATAAAGCACACAATTAGCACGCAGGCTTCTCTACAGTAGAATTAGGGCAAGGATATCAACTTACAGCGCCCATGGGCTCAAAGTTGGAGGGGGTCTTGTCCTCGTAGTAGTCAGGGTTCTTGATCTTGCGAGGAGCCCAGACACCCAGGTAAGCGGGGTTGTCAATGAAGGGAGCAGACCACTTGCCCTTGTAGTCAGGGTTCTTGATCAGAGGCTTGGTCCAAGGGCCACATCCCGAGATGTCGTCACACTTGGGGTTGGGGACGGTGGGAGCGATCCagtcgccatcttcctcatcatccCAGTCCTCGGGCTTCTCAGCCTCGGGGTCGGGAATGACAGAGGGCTCGTTCTCAAGCCAGTCCTCGGGCTTAGTAGCCTCCTCGTCGACAATCTCAAAAGGAGCCTCCTCATCCCAGTCCTCGGGCTTCACGGCCTCGGGGTCAGCGATGCGGGCCTCGTCAACCCAGTCCTCGGGCTTGGAGTCCTTGGGGTCGTCAATCTCCGCGGGGGGGGTTGATGGCTGGGGTCAGGTCCTCAAGGAGGCTGCCAGCCTTGGTCTCAACACCGTTCTGCTGGATGGAGAAGGTGTTGTTGGGGTGGACAATGAGAGTGTAGAGCTCGGTGGTCTTGGCAATGTTGACCGAGGGAGCAGAGTTGAGGTGCTTCTCCTCGTACTCGCCCGTCTTGGGGTTCTTGTGGTTGACAATAAAGTGAACCCGGTTGTTGTGGCCACACTTGTCGGGGCCGAACATGATGACGTACGGGGTGGTGTTGCTGAACTCATCCTGGTGAAGAGCCTTGTTGTCCCGCAGGAGCTTCATGTAAGCACCGCCGCAGTCCAAGCCGTCTAGAAAGCGCACGCACAGGTCAGCACATGTCTACATGGCTTCATTTTGCAGATATTGGAATCCATTGCCAGGTGTCAACTTACTCTGGAACTTCACCTCGTACTGAACAACGAGGGTCTTGCCCTTGTTGTCAATCTTCTTGGGGAacttggccgagatggcgtGGTGAGCGGCAGCGTTCTTGACGACAAGGCCCTTGTCGCCGTCGATACCCTTGTACTGGAAGGGCTCTTCGACAGACCACTCGCCAACGTAGGCCCATTCCTCCTCCGCGTTGTCCTTGTCGGAGGCGGAGGTGTCCTTCTTGGCGTGGGAAGGCTTCCACCGTGTCTCCCAGTCATCGGTGAACTGCTCAAGGAAGTCTGCCTTGATGGTGGTGGGCTAATAGGAATGATGTTAGCATAAATTCGCAGCATGGCTCTACGAACCACAATGTTGCGTTTCCGCATTCACCACGAAGAGAGAAGGCAGCTTACAGTAAAGGTGGGGAGTTCCGGCACAGCCTTGGACTCTTCCACTTCCTCAGCATACGCGACGCCAGCGAACAGagccgcggcggcggcgacggtgTTGAACTTCATTTCGGGAAGCACAACCTGGCCAACAGGACTGAAATCactgcaaaaaaaaaaaaagagtatacCAAGGCGCAGAGCGCAAACGAGGATGCTTTAGAGAGTGCgggggggagagaagaagaaaaaggaagtGATGCCTATAGCAGGGCAGTCCCAGCGCtcgaagagaaagatgatTTCTCAAGAGTTtggttggaaaaaaagaagaaagaaaaaaaagaagagttcAGATGCGCGCGGCGACACTTGAAGAAGGCTGGGGAAAAGGCCGGCCAAGGTTGTTGAGGACACGTAGAAGCTATCCAGGGCCACCACCAAAATTTAGCTGCCCAGGTTTAGTTCTTTGATGCGGGGGTCCAGCTGCCAGGCTGGGTTAAATCGCAAAATGTACGTACCCGAGCTCATCGGAAGCAGCGCAATTCGCCAATCAGCGGCGCTGGAAGCGACGAGAATAAAGTCCCGGATGAGCTCCTTTGGCGCCGCTGCAACCCACGTGTGGGGCCTGGCCTGCTGATTGATGCTGCAAGTACTAAACAatcaaatctttttttttttttttgaagtCTGGTATCAATTCCTTTGGAGATGTAGACAGCCAACGCCAATTGAAACCATCACGCGAGCCAAAGCCATGACATGCAACAACacatgaagaaacaaagacCATTTAATCCATTCATAATGCAAAAGCCCCCCTGTTTCTGTACCCAAGCCGAATCAATTGATCGTATTACCCAGTTGGTCGCATCAATGTATTACCCGTGAGACGGAGGAGGGGAAATGGTGGAGGAGCCTGGCTAGACGGGCCAGAAGATGCCACATGTCCAATATTCGTGCTGAGCAAACGAGGTAACCTCGGATTAAGGTGCTCGCGGTGCTGACACAAGGATCGCTTCTTTTTGTATCATTGCATGCAGCACGAGATATGCTGTCCAATATTGCTGTgactatttttctttttttctcttccttcaacctctttgtttctctgcACGcaacttgttttttttcctccccaGCACTATGGAGAGCCTAAAACTTTTAGCAAATCGATCGATTTCTAATGCACACAAGAGCTGCCCCATTAATGTGACAAGCCGCTAAGTTTGCGGCTATTAATAGGAAGTTTGCACCAGAGAATCGTACAGAGAGGGCACCGCTAAGGCACTAGCCCGTGCAGATGTGCCGAGAATATTGTCGGGAACGGGCTATTCAACGTCTGGAATGGCGTATCTTGTCAGCGACTGTAATTTCATTTCAGAAACCAGAGAAATCATTATGAcattacctttttttttatcaataCTCTCAATGCAATTCATTGACTTTGTGGCTGGTACAAAGATGTAGCCAATGACTCTGTAACCATCCGGGTAACCTTGTCTACCAAAAGTTGCACATTACATCAGACAACACGTGTAGATGTATGCAAGACAAATTGCGCACATGCAATTATCAACTAGTTTATGCAGTGCGTGTACTACGGCTTCGGATTAGTAGGCTTGCAAGACATGAGTAATAATTGGGCTTTTATCACTCCGTGGTACTACTTGGTAGATCGCATGTCTACATACGATCTGCGCATGGTCCACATCAGATGATTGATGGCACGATACGCTCACTGGTCCGAGTGTCAACGGCGGTCAACTTTGATATCGGGAATAAAATGAATGATTGAATGCAGCTCGTTATCATGTCAGGTATGAAGGCTTCATAACATCACAGATGGGCAAAGGAGATGACAAATTGTTAAGCTGTCCAAACAGGCTCTTTTGGTATTATTATCCCTATCCAACCAATCCATATTACGTTTTTGTGGTTAAATACACACACAAGATCGTCATTAAATCCTCAAACCCATGAAAATTAAAACCCCCCTTTGACATTATCCAAGACTGAAATTAAAAAGATAGCAAAAGACAACAGGGATATCTCAGAAATTACATGGCCAGAAGGGCAGCAATGACGCCAACAAAGGCACCGCCAgaggcgatgatggcgggcGCAGCGTTGTGGGTGGAAGTCTGggcggcagcagagccagtcttggagctggaggcgtTGCTAGACTTGGTGGCAGAGCCGGTGGGAGCAGGGCCAGTCTCGGTGCCagtggaagaggagccaGTGCCGGTAGGGGCAGCGGCGGTGTCAGTGTTGGAGTTCTGGGCGTTGTTGCCACCAGCGGCGCCGGTAGCCTCAGGAGTGCCcttggaggagatgaagtAGTTCTTGCCGATGCAGCCCTGGACGCAGTCGCCATAGGCCTTGTTGTCAGCAGCGGTGCCCTTGCCCTGGGGGCAGGCGGCGACACACTGGGTGGTGGCGTTGACCTGGCCGCGGTCGGGAGAGGGGACCTGTGGAATGTACGTGTAAGTCATCTCATCATACAGGATTGATAATAGTAGCCATGGGCCACTCATTCactctgctcttctcatccATGCCTTCAAAGACAAGGGCGCGAGAACAGAGAGAAATAAGTGGCAATATGAGACGTGGGATCAACATACAGCAACGCAGTGAGCCTGGCAGTTGACGTCGCCCTCGGCGCAAGCCTTGAAGCAAGCCGCCTGGGAGGCCTGGGCAGGGCTCAGAGAGGCAGAGGTAGGCGGGGCAGAGGCAGTGGACTCGGCAACGGCCACGACGGCGAAGAGGCCGGAGAGAAGGACGGAGAAACGCATGGTGACGGAagtgtttgtttttttgttgtgGGTGTTGACAAAAAGATGGGCTGACTCTGAGAGGTCGTTGGAGTATGAAGCACACGAACGAATGTGAGCGATGAACCGAAAACGAAGGACGAtcgagatgatgaggaggaaaagaagaagagatagaaGAGGAGCAAAGGAAAGTTTCTACGCCGAGGAGCAGGGAATCTCCCTTTAATAGTACGAGCACCCTCAAGAACGCGGCCGAGAAAAGTCCCAAAAGCCAAGGCGCCCCAAGGCGCGTAACGAGCTTTCGTAGCTGGGAGACCAAGAACGCACTGGCGGCAAGCCTCGCCGTTGTTATTTTCGGCGCACAGTACGGGTCTTGTACCGGGCCCTTGTGCTGGCAAAAATTGGGGTGCGCGAGAGACAAAAAACCTGCTGGTCTTTAAAGGGGCCCCGCCCAAGCATTGCTGCTAAGCTGCCCTCGATGCTACGATACGGGAGCCGTTGTAGGTACCTGTGTTACTAGTAGTCTGGAGCCTCCAAAGTAAACATTGGAAGAGGCCCGAAAAGCCCAGCCATGGGAGCCATTGAATCCAGCAGAATCGTCACAACTGCGATTGCGGCATATGGCATACGTAGATGGAGTCGACGTCCGATTTCTTTGTGGCAGCGGCGCAAAAAGCCAAGGCGGCGCCTTTAATTGCGTGGCGCCGCGATGCAGCTGCAATCAAACCCGCTGCAACCCCCCCGACTTTGGGCAGTCGATGCCGTGGCGCCTGAGATTCTGCTTGGCCCGGCTCGCTGTGGCACTTCCGCTGCGCTTTGCCTCGTAAAACAGCCGAAGATCCAACGTTGCGGCGAGCTTGCAGCCTACACACGAGTTTTTTTGGCTCGTATCCAGCCGTGGCGATGGGCGCTCGATGCATGAATCTGCCCAACCCTCATCTGCCGTTCTGCTTTCGCTGCCTTTCCCACCAGCCATTGACTGCTCTGTGCCAAATCACAGCCTATTTCGCCGCGGCTTGCGTGCGATGCGGTCATTGACTCTTGTCGGCATCTCGGCCAGGCCATGGGTCCCAGAGAGGCTGTGTGCGGCTTGTGGGACGGACCACCTCTGAAGGCCTGCAAGTGCACTACTACTTGTATCTGGCCCTGGCTCCCTGGTTCCAATCTGTCTTGTTCATGCGGAGCAAGGCCTCTTGTTGCATGTtgccttgcttcttctttttccttcttcttgtttcgCGTATCCATGTCAAGAGAATGTCACCAGCATGAAAatgaagcttcttcatgggCCTCTCCCCCGTTTCCCCATCGCCGATTTGTCTCCCCGCTGCTCCAGGCCATACTGGGCCCAGCAGCATACCTAccacatcgccatcaacagcCGTGTGTACTGGCAAGCATTATTGGCTGATTTGCTCCATTCGCCTAAGGCCTGCAGGGGCATGAAGCGGCGCTAGGGCGGCCCATCCCAGCGAAGCCCTTCTTGGTGGTTGAATTCTAGTGACTAAGACAAAGGTTCAGGCCGTATTTTGAATTTGATCGTCCTCTGGAATCCGTCACACGGTTACAATGGTTGAGTAATAACATCAACATTGATTGCCACTCTCCGATATCTTTGAGATATAAATTGCTTTCAGACCTCTAAACGCGTCACGAATATCCGCCAGCGTCAACGCCCCAATAGATACGAAAGGGGGAGGCTTACAGTTGGcgcaaagccaaaaagaaGGGCTGCCGAAAGCCAAATCTCGATAGCAAAGCAAGCAGTTGCCAGCTCGCCACTCAATTTGCCTGATACTACGGCCCTTAGCCCGTGAGACTAGGCGCTCTAGCCTGTGACTTCCGAGCCACCAGGGGTTGCGGCGCTCCCCTTGGCTTGGGATACAAGCCCGGCCCAGTTCCGATTCTGGTCTTCGTACTGTGCCTTTAGATGCGAAAAAAAGGCTTTGGCTCCTTCTTATACGAGGGCTCCATTGGCGATCGGTGCATGGCCGTGCCAGACGGGGGCAAGATTCCGAGGGGGGATCTAACCACTTCGcggctggccaagctgacCGCGGCCCCTGGACAGAGGAACATCTGCTCCTTGCGCAGCTGAAAGTCGTATGCACGGGCAGAGCCAGCGACATCCGCCTCTGTCCTGAGGATAGGACCGCAATTTCCACAAAATCTTTGGGCGCCAAAACCTTGGACTCGGCCGCCCCAGGCCTTGTGacctggagatggagcttggTGACGATGGAGTCCCGAGCGGCAGTACTTTCTCTCAGCTTGGGAAATGGGGCGCTCGGCTCATTGCGGTTCGGTGACAGTCACCAGCTGCTAGGTCTTGTCTTGATACTTTCAGCCGTGATCCTTGATGCGTGAGTAGGCAGATACAGTACGATGGTCAAGATGAATGCCATAATACCCCTTGGAGCTGCAGCACTAGGCAGCTGCTACTGCAAGTCCTGCAGCGGTACGTGTAATGCGGGTTCTTGGATTGATGTTTGATGTTATAATCTCAGGACCGGCTTGACCCTACATACAAGTGTCTGAGACAATTGTATCACAAGAGTTGtgagggggaaaaaaagatactTTTATGAGTCCCCCTTTTGCCTCCTCGCTTCTCGCAGAGTCCATATTATAAAGTGCGGCCTAGCAACAGCAAACGCGGACAAACGCGTTGACGATCCCATCCTGTGATTCGCCCTTTGCCCCCTCGAGCCAATGAGACGAGCTGGTTTACAAGATTGAAATGAGGTGCTGAAACAGCTGTCAGCGAGGGCAAACGCTTAGTAACTAGGGCGTCGTTTTCGACCAACCACGAAGCAAGGAGAGAAAGCATCCAAGTGCAGGAAATCAGGTACCGAGCTATAAGCACACTAACAACTGCAAGCGGCGTTTTCTTAAGCAAAAGACGACACACTGCGGTACATGCGAAAGTACCTACAAATCGAGATTCCGATGCGCTTTTCACCATGGCAATCTCggcctacctacctattgTTCTCAGTGTGAAAAAGACGTCAATTGCTTCGTGTTTCTGCCCCATAGTATAGAGATCCCCGGATCAAATCTTATCTTACTTGAAGTAATCGAGATCAAatcacttttttttatttttaaatgATGAGGTGGTCCTTGCGCGACCTCCCAGCAAGCAGCCCACGTTTTTTTGGTGCTGCTCCTACCTATCGTAGCCAAGTTTCGTCATTTTCCGCGTATGGAGGGGGCGggcaagggaaagaaaaaaaaaaataggtGCACTAAATTGAGAGGGGCAAAAAGAGCTGCTCTAACACGCAACGAACAGCTCCTATATTGGTTGAAATAACTTGtcgagagagaaagaggcaatTTAATTGCTACGGCCTGcatttaatttattaatttttgTTTCCATATACAAGTCCTTTCACAATggccgaggctgctgctgttgagaaCCCGGACCAGCTCATCACCTCGACGGACCCTGAGCACCCTGCCAACCTCATCCCTTCGCTGTGCGCCAAGTTTTGGACGTTGGGATGGGTTACTGGCACGGGGGGAGGATGTTCGATTAGAGACGAGTAAATGcccccttgcccttgatcAAGCTTATTCCGGTTTGCCCAAATATATTACTCGGTGATGAAGCTTGAAAAGATGACGTTGATGAGCTTCATCTCTTGTGCCATCTCAAGTGAGAGGATCGAGGTATAAGACTCAGATGACAATACAACATCGTCTCACTCACAACACACCCACTCATATATACCCATCTCACAACTTGTAACAACCCCCAACTgacgcagctccagcaacCTCGTCTACCTCGCCCCCTCGGGCGTCCAAAAAGAACTCATGAAACCAACCGACATCTACGTCCTCTCCCTCAAAGACCAGGATCCCGCCCACAGGCAGCAACGCACCTATCTCCGCTCCCCTCCCACCTACAAGCCCTCGCAGTGCACgcccctcttcctcgccgcctTCACCCGCCGCGGCGCCGGCTGCTGCATCCACACGCACTCCCACTGGGCCGTGCTCGtcacgctgctgctcgaggcAAAGGGCAACAGCCGCGTCTTTGAGATTAACAACATTGAGCAGATCAAGGGCTTTGGGAAAGGCTTCGGCAAGGTGGGCAACCTGGGGTACCATGACACGCTGAGGATTCCGGTCATTGAGAACACGCCGCACGAGGAGGACTTGACCGAGTATCtggaggcggcgatggaggccTATCCGGATACGTATGCTGTGCTGGTGAGGAGGCATGGCGTGTACGTGTGGGGGGGATAATGTGCACAAGGCGAAGACGCAGTGCGAGAGGTGagttgctcttttttttccccctttttctctccttttctgttATATGCTGACAGAGGTTTCGATTTATAGTCTGGACTatctcttccagctggcCGTTGAGATGCACCAGCTTGGCCTGCCTTGGATCAGCAACGTTGCCCAGATTGCTCCCCAGAGGTCCTAAGACGATGTAGGGttaaagaaagaaaacaaataGAGAAACGGAGAAACATCAACTTGAGAATTGGATTTAGATTGGAGTTAAAAAGGGTGTAGGACCCATCCCATCTTTTAACAAGTTGGGATAAAGTCATGAATATTAAgtctttatatataattctcGCGTTGTGcatatttttattcttatagCTCGTCTCTCGGTCGTATATCTTCCACAACCACCTCTGCAGATTCCCCTCCTCgcaaatcatcaacatcttcaacgTCTCCAGGTATCGCCCCCAACTCATCAGCCTCATTTACCGCATCCACAATCTTTCCAACTCTCTCAACCATAGactccccatcatcatccctctcctcctccgctACCTTTGGTTCCCGTCCCACCTTTGCAGTAGGCAAGCTCTCATCCGGAATTCCATCCACCCGAATCTCCCCATCAATCACCACCCCAGCCTTTCCAGACTGCCCAGGCTCCCGACTACCGCTCTGCATCACCGCTCTTCCAGCCGTTGACCCAACCCCAAAGACAACCCGCAGCGGCAACCACAGAAGCCACCACAACGGCCCATACAGGATCCTCCTAAACACAAGCCACGCACCCGTCACCATCAGCATGTACAGCGCCGTCTGCAAATACCACGTATCGCTCTTCTGAGATTTAAGCAGCGTGCCCAGCAGATCCCTCGAACTGGCCAGCATGCCATCCAGCGAAGTATACGActcatccagcttcttcaacgccgccgaAGACTCCGTCAGCGTCTGCCGCGCAAACTCGCTCTTTGTCAGCTCCGACGCAATGAGGGCGTGCGTCCGTCGCAGCGCATTCGTGACGTTGCTGCTTGCGCCCACCGTCTGTCGGTCTTCTTCCGAAAGACTGGATTGCAGCTGGCGGTTCTGATTGTAGCTGGGTCGTAGAGGTCGAGATATAACTTGCGATTGTTccgcgctgccgccgtcggCGGAGGTGTTTGTCTCTGAAATGGGCTCGGACAAGGACTGTACCATGAGCTGTCTTTCCAGCCTCTGTGCTCGctccaagctcttcttcgctgaTAGACGTGCTTTTCGAAGTGATGATCGATGGCTAGACGAGAGTAGTTATTTAGCATGTGCCCAAGCTCGGGATATCAGACCCATATTCAGTGTCCTCCTTACCTAGCCAATTCCTGTCCTACCCTCTCAATCCCATCCTCGagcctctccttctcatGCCCGCTTCGCCGCAGATATTTTGCCTCTTCACACAACAACTGCTGGTCTTCCAGTCCAGTCTTCAATATCAAGCCGGCTTCTGCGCTGAGTTCTCCGCTCACgctcccttcttcttcgataTTCAAAGGCACGGATCCCGGTTGAAATTCCACATTGGCCAGTCGATCAATCAGTTCTCTTAGCTGCGCCGTGGTCTCTTGCAAGGCAGCCAGCCGTTCCTGAAGTCCCTCTAGAGACATCTTTGCcgtttgaaaaaaaaaaagtcgcaGCAAAAAATTTGGTTcgtatttaaaaaaaaaaaataaaataaaacaagcATCTCGAAACTCTGATAGCTAGACAACTTTCAAAG is part of the Trichoderma atroviride chromosome 1, complete sequence genome and encodes:
- a CDS encoding uncharacterized protein (EggNog:ENOG41~SECRETED:SignalP(1-17)~TransMembrane:1 (n5-17c35/36o174-194i)), producing the protein MRFSVLLSGLFAVVAVAESTASAPPTSASLSPAQASQAACFKACAEGDVNCQAHCVAVPSPDRGQVNATTQCVAACPQGKGTAADNKAYGDCVQGCIGKNYFISSKGTPEATGAAGGNNAQNSNTDTAAAPTGTGSSSTGTETGPAPTGSATKSSNASSSKTGSAAAQTSTHNAAPAIIASGGAFVGVIAALLAM
- a CDS encoding uncharacterized protein (TransMembrane:1 (o100-121i)), whose translation is MGAIGFEIWTMTNNILFDNIYIGHSVEDAKKLADETFFVKHPVEKALEEADKPKVDDIPKSPSDLVFLDDPVTYIKEKFDLFVTIAQRDPIEAIKFVPEIAGGIGAVFVSLIAIIVGLVSLGGSSAPAPKKAAATAGDKAKDLSEAAASGADKAKGEVTKRTTRSQS
- a CDS encoding uncharacterized protein (TransMembrane:2 (i249-271o277-298i)) — encoded protein: MSLEGLQERLAALQETTAQLRELIDRLANVEFQPGSVPLNIEEEGSVSGELSAEAGLILKTGLEDQQLLCEEAKYLRRSGHEKERLEDGIERVGQELASHRSSLRKARLSAKKSLERAQRLERQLMVQSLSEPISETNTSADGGSAEQSQVISRPLRPSYNQNRQLQSSLSEEDRQTVGASSNVTNALRRTHALIASELTKSEFARQTLTESSAALKKLDESYTSLDGMLASSRDLLGTLLKSQKSDTWYLQTALYMLMVTGAWLVFRRILYGPLWWLLWLPLRVVFGVGSTAGRAVMQSGSREPGQSGKAGVVIDGEIRVDGIPDESLPTAKVGREPKVAEEERDDDGESMVERVGKIVDAVNEADELGAIPGDVEDVDDLRGGESAEVVVEDIRPRDEL
- a CDS encoding uncharacterized protein (SECRETED:SignalP(1-19)), translating into MKFNTVAAAAALFAGVAYAEEVEESKAVPELPTFTPTTIKADFLEQFTDDWETRWKPSHAKKDTSASDKDNAEEEWAYVGEWSVEEPFQYKGIDGDKGLVVKNAAAHHAISAKFPKKIDNKGKTLVVQYEVKFQNGLDCGGAYMKLLRDNKALHQDEFSNTTPYVIMFGPDKCGHNNRVHFIVNHKNPKTGEYEEKHLNSAPSVNIAKTTELYTLIVHPNNTFSIQQNGVETKAGSLLEDLTPAINPPRGD